One genomic region from Drosophila subpulchrella strain 33 F10 #4 breed RU33 chromosome 2R, RU_Dsub_v1.1 Primary Assembly, whole genome shotgun sequence encodes:
- the LOC119552095 gene encoding LOW QUALITY PROTEIN: uncharacterized protein LOC119552095 (The sequence of the model RefSeq protein was modified relative to this genomic sequence to represent the inferred CDS: substituted 1 base at 1 genomic stop codon) — protein MYRSYYLFGALALFGWISLADGEPKKLVVFNSIECTLRNNVFSKIECKLYSRTAINVFVTIGDQKAADKLLGVCDVKLMNXGQNKTARIKNLRLDFCQLKKHTETRSLLGAYYQAMRRAVVNFPDKCPFQKNTTYFVNRFNFNGQEIPQYLPEANYTFNGKFYANNKLGLEVKLTGGYYEVRNISVYTNPLL, from the exons ATGTATCGAAGCTACTACCTCTTTGGGGCCCTGGCTCTTTTTGGCTGGATTTCACTCGCCGACGGGGAACCGAAAAAG CTTGTAGTATTTAACAGCATAGAATGTACATTAAGGAACAACGTGTTTTCAAAAATCGAATGCAAACTTTATTCACGAACGGCAATAAACGTTTTTGTGACCATTGGTGACCAAAAGGCAGCCGACAAATTGCTGGGAGTTTGCGATGTGAAACTTATGAACTAAGGTCAGAATAAGACCGCACGTATTAAGAATCTCAGACTGGATTTTTGTCAATTGAAAAAACATACCGAAACACGATCCTTGCTGGGAGCATACTACCAAGCGATGCGGAGGGCAGTGGTCAATTTTCCCGACAAGTGTCCTTTCCAAAAA AACACCACATATTTTGTAAATCGTTTTAATTTCAACGGCCAAGAAATACCGCAATATCTACCTGAGGCTAATTACACTTTTAATGGAAAGTTTTATGCAAACAATAAGCTAGGACTTGAGGTCAAACTCACAGGGGGCTATTATGAAGTACGCAATATATCAGTCTATACAAATCCGTTACTGTAA
- the LOC119551491 gene encoding extracellular serine/threonine protein kinase four-jointed, with protein sequence MYDIKRLEAGQQKLQQAQQIVGLDLSGRPQQPQLTCSVIAAPENRANPNSSTNSTANSSPNPSEATHMTLLTLRRRRSLQRRACLLSILAAFVFGMALGVVVPMFGLPRHLDSHSDADSPPDLPRELEMIAVEPLSSYRVEFIKEADAELSAEQVFRNAFHLEQDKDAPDSMVVKKLDTDDGSIKEFHVQRTASGRYRKGPERRLSKKVTERLVPTLETVTASSSPASQHQAGLIEDDVFWGPTVERALPKGFASQDQLSWERFVGEQGRVVRLEQGCGRMQNRLVVFADGTRACARYRQNTDQIQGEIFSYYLGQLLNISNLAPSAATVVDTSTPSWAAALGDITQAQWKERRPVVLTRWLADLEPAGIPQPFQPLERHLNKHDVWNLTRHMQPEGQPQTQTQGLLKRLGAASSPGSAHQSNAIEEAGTGTGTATATAMGNGALVQRLIELAQWSDLIVFDYLIANLDRVVNNLYNFQWNADIMAAPAHNLARQSASQLLVFLDNESGLLHGYRLLKKYEAYHSLLLDNLCVFRRPTIEALRRLRAAGAGRRLRDLFERTTSAGVRDVLPSLPDKSVKILVERIDRVLGQVQKCQGS encoded by the coding sequence ATGTACGACATCAAGCGCCTGGAAGCGGGACAACAGAAACTACAGCAAGCACAGCAAATAGTGGGCCTTGACCTGAGCGGCCGTCCACAGCAGCCACAACTCACCTGCAGCGTGATCGCAGCGCCCGAGAACCGGGCTAATCCCAATTCCAGTACCAATTCCACTGCCAATTCCAGTCCCAATCCCAGCGAGGCCACCCACATGACTTTGCTGACGCTGCGCCGGCGCCGTTCGCTGCAGCGACGCGCCTGCCTCCTGAGCATCCTGGCCGCCTTCGTCTTCGGCATGGCACTGGGCGTGGTCGTGCCCATGTTCGGCCTGCCCCGCCACCTGGACTCCCACTCCGACGCCGACTCCCCGCCAGATCTGCCACGGGAGCTGGAGATGATCGCCGTGGAGCCACTGAGCAGCTACCGCGTGGAGTTCATCAAGGAGGCGGACGCCGAGCTGAGTGCCGAGCAGGTGTTCCGCAACGCCTTCCATCTGGAGCAGGACAAGGATGCCCCGGACTCGATGGTGGTGAAGAAGCTGGACACCGACGACGGTAGCATCAAGGAGTTCCATGTCCAGCGCACGGCCAGCGGAAGGTACCGCAAGGGTCCGGAGAGGAGGCTGTCCAAGAAGGTGACGGAGCGATTGGTTCCGACACTGGAGACAGTGACCGCGTCTTCAAGTCCCGCCAGCCAGCACCAGGCGGGCCTCATCGAGGACGACGTCTTCTGGGGACCCACTGTGGAGCGGGCTCTGCCCAAGGGATTCGCCTCGCAGGACCAGCTCTCCTGGGAGCGCTTCGTGGGCGAGCAGGGACGAGTGGTGCGCCTGGAGCAGGGATGCGGCCGGATGCAGAACCGCCTGGTGGTCTTTGCGGACGGAACCAGGGCCTGTGCCCGCTACCGCCAGAACACGGACCAGATCCAGGGCGAGATCTTCAGCTACTACCTGGGGCAGCTGCTGAACATAAGCAACCTGGCCCCCAGTGCCGCCACCGTGGTGGACACCAGCACACCCAGTTGGGCCGCCGCCCTGGGCGACATCACGCAGGCCCAGTGGAAGGAGCGCCGACCGGTGGTGCTGACCCGCTGGCTGGCCGACCTGGAGCCGGCCGGGATTCCGCAGCCCTTCCAGCCCCTGGAGCGGCACCTCAACAAGCACGACGTCTGGAACCTGACGCGGCACATGCAACCCGAAGGGCAGCCACAGACGCAGACGCAGGGATTACTCAAGCGGTTGGGGGCTGCCAGTTCGCCCGGCTCCGCTCATCAATCAAACGCGATTGAGGAGGCAGGAACAGGAACAGGAACGGCAACGGCAACGGCGATGGGCAACGGAGCGCTGGTGCAGCGACTAATTGAATTGGCACAATGGTCCGATTTAATCGTCTTCGATTACCTGATCGCGAACCTCGATCGCGTGGTTAATAACCTGTACAACTTCCAATGGAACGCCGACATCATGGCCGCGCCGGCGCACAACCTGGCCCGCCAGTCCGCCTCGCAGCTGCTCGTCTTCCTGGACAACGAGAGCGGCCTGCTCCACGGCTACCGGCTGCTGAAGAAGTACGAGGCGTACCACAGCCTCCTGCTGGACAACCTGTGCGTCTTCCGGCGGCCCACGATCGAGGCACTGCGTCGCCTGCGGGCGGCGGGAGCGGGACGGCGGCTGCGCGACCTCTTCGAGCGGACGACGAGCGCCGGCGTGCGGGACGTCCTGCCCTCGCTGCCGGACAAGTCGGTGAAGATCCTGGTGGAGCGCATTGACCGGGTGCTGGGTCAGGTGCAGAAGTGCCAGGGAAGCTAA